A window of Eriocheir sinensis breed Jianghai 21 chromosome 39, ASM2467909v1, whole genome shotgun sequence contains these coding sequences:
- the LOC127009030 gene encoding titin homolog isoform X8, giving the protein MNLLVLWTVIVLGLGPLADSTGDAGLRGLPEKETRCAALVQAALREYRKLHAAGLHDSPHVIDLILARLGIPPNDTIKTIERKVLDNTDEMGHETGKKTVVEKTTESDVAPNGTITKTSETTVDIDEDGKQSGEKSVTESETMTGQTPDNGTIARTVDVKKVLDEEGNEIKEEVVIKKELIVQPPTNTTEEKPQDNEDANLIGPKVGADDKGENKTELKLGASGKSDGPQKAELTEEIKEILPGNITNEVLVKEKKEQLSPQESTKVTSVERKNVTEKDDGLEKVERTEEIKEILPGNITNEVLVKEMKEQLSPQESTKVTSVERKNVTEKDDGLEKVERTEEIKEILPGNITNEVLVKEKEEQLSPQESTKVTSVERKNVTEKDDGLQKVERTEEIKEILPGNITNEVLVKEKEEQLSPQESTKVTSVERKNVTEKDDGKDVEKETVIQKEVEKNVCDSDIKEVRNEKHLNETIEDLKHQVDDVKNKIKEEKEKAEETNATRSPCVVKEPSAAPIIQEGNIVEKIVPAVTPAKVAEKIHPTVTEGKVPVETKEKVVEQAAPSVTEEIVSVSKEQEEVPVVAEEKKVIEKIHPTVTEGKVPVETKEKVVEQAAPLVTEEIVSVSKEQEEVPVVAEEKKVIEKIHPTVTEGKVPVVPQQEVVEKVAPSPTEEKVPAVTQERVIEQNAPQERVIEKAAPPATEEIVTVSKEKEEVPVVITEEKVPVVTNQTVVEKITPPATEEIVTVPKGNEEVPVVVTEEKVPVVTNQTVVEKITPPATEEIVTVPKEKEEVPVVVTEEKVPVVTNQTVVEKITPPATEEIVTVPKGNEEVPVVVTEEKVPVVTNQTVVEKITPPATEEIVTVPKGNEEVPVVVTEEKVPVVTNQTVVEKITPPATEEIVTVPKGNEEVPVVETEEKVPVVTNQTVVEKITPPATEEIVTVPKGNEEVPVVETEEKVPVVTNQTVVEKIHPPATEEIVTVSNEKEEGPVVVTEEKVPVVTNQTVVEKITPPATEEIVTVSNEKEEVPVVETEEKVPVVTNQTVVEKITPPATEEIVTVPKEKEEVPVVVTEEKVPVVTNQTVVEKITPPATEEIVTVPKGNEEVPVVVTEEKVPVVTNQTVVEKITPPVTEEIVTVPKGNEEVPVVVTEEKVPVVTNQTVVEKITPPVTEEIVTVPKGNEEVPVVVTEEKVPVVTNQTVVEKITPSVTEERVVNQRKVVEKGAPSVSESVVSIPKREEGVVERIAPVVKKAITTE; this is encoded by the exons ATGAATCTCCTTGTACTCTGGACGGTCATCGTGCTGGGGCTGGGCCCCCTCGCCGACAGTACCGGGGACGCGGGGCTCCGGGGGCTCCCGGAGAAGGAGACCCGATGTGCCGCCCTGGTGCAGGCCGCACTGAGGGAGTACCGAAAACTTCACGCGGCGGGACTCCATGATTCACCGCATGTGATTGATCTGATATTGGCAAGACTGGGAATCCCTCCGAACGACACAATTAAGACCATAGAAAGGAAGGTCTTAGATAACACCGATGAAATGGGACATGAAACCGGAAAAAAGACAGTTGTTGAGAAGACGACGGAGTCTGACGTAGCACCCAACGGAACTATAACAAAGACTTCGGAAACCACGGTCGATATAGATGAGGACGGTAAACAAAGTGGTGAAAAATCTGTGACCGAAAGTGAAACCATGACGGGACAGACTCCAGATAATGGGACCATAGCACGAACAGTGGACGTTAAAAAGGTATTGGACGAAGAGGGcaatgaaataaaggaggaagttgtTATTAAGAAGGAATTGATAGTACAACCTCCCACCAATACGACTGAGGAAAAGCCGCAGGACAATGAAGACGCAAATCTTATCGGTCCAAAAGTAGGGGCGGACGACAAAGGTGAAAACAAAACCGAGTTAAAACTTGGCGCCTCAGGAAAGAGCGACGGACCTCAGAAAGCAGAACtaacagaggaaataaaggagattctgcccggcaatataacgaatgaagtgttagttaaagagaagaaagaacagctttctccacaggaaagcaccaaggtgacatctgtggaaaggaagaatgttacagagaaggatgatggacttgagaaagtagaacgaacagaggaaataaaggagattctgcccggcaatataacgaatgaagtgttagttaaagagatgaaagaacagctttctccacaggaaagcaccaag gtgacatctgtggaaaggaagaatgttacagaaaaggatgatggacttgagaaagtagaacgaacagaggaaataaaggagattctgcccggcaatataacgaatgaagtgttagttaaagagaaagaagaacaactttctccacaggaaagcaccaaggtgacatctgtggaaaggaagaatgttacagaaaaggatgatggacttcagaaagtagaacgaacagaggaaataaaggagattctgcccggcaatataacgaatgaagtgttagttaaagagaaagaagaacaactttctccacaggaaagcaccaaggtgacatctgtggaaaggaagaatgttacagaaaaggatgatggaaaagatgtcgagaaagaaactgtaattcaaaaagaagtcgaaaagaatgtgtgtgaTAGCGACATCAAAGAAGTTCGTAACGAAAAACATCTTAATGAAacaattgaagacttgaaacaccaagtggatgacgtgaaaaacaagattaaggaagaaaaagaaaaggctgaAGAAACAAATGCTACGCGTAGCCCATGCGTCGTAAAAGAACCAAGTGCTGCCCCTATCATTCAAGAAGGTAACATCGTTGAAAAGATAGTCCCTGCTGTGACGCCGGCGAAGGTTGCCGAAAAGATTCATCCTACGGTGACGGAAGGGAAAGTCCCCGTTGAGACAAAAgagaaggttgttgagcaggctgccccttcggtgacGGAGGAGATAGTAAGCGTCTCTAAGGAGcaagaagaagtccctgttgtggcagaagagaagaaggttattgaaaagattcaTCCTACGGTGACGGAAGGGAAAGTCCCCGTTGAGACAAAAGAAAAGGttgttgagcaggctgccccttTGGTGACGGAGGAGATCGTAAGTGTCTCTAAGGAGcaagaagaagtccctgttgtggcagaagagaagaaggttattgaaaagattcaTCCTacggtgacagaaggaaaagtaccggtagtccctcaacaggaggttgttgaaaaagttgccccatcgccgacagaagaaaaagttcctgctgtgacacaagaaagggttattgagcagaatgccccacaagaaagggttattgaaaaggCTGCCCCTCCGGcgacagaagagattgtcactgtttctaaagagaaagaagaagtccctgttgttataacagaggaaaaggttcccgtcGTGACAAATCAGACAGTTGTTGAAAAGATTACTCCTCCGGcgacagaagagattgtcactgttcctaaagggaacgaagaagtccctgttgttgtaacagaggaaaag gttcccgttgtgacaaatcagacagttgttgaaaagattactcctccggcgacagaagagattgtcactgttcctaaagagaaagaagaagtccctgttgttgtaacagaggaaaaggttcccgtcGTGACAAATCAGACAGTTGTTGAAAAGATTACTCCTCCGGcgacagaagagattgtcactgttcctaaagggaacgaagaagtccctgttgttgtaacagaggaaaaggttcccgttgtgacaaatcagacagttgttgaaaagattactcctccggcgacagaagagattgtcactgttcctaaagggaacgaagaagtccctgttgttgtaacagaggaaaaggttcccgtcGTGACAAATCAGACAGTTGTTGAAAAGATTACTCCTCCGGcgacagaagagattgtcactgttcctaaagggaacgaagaagtccctgttgttgaaacagaggaaaaggttcccgttgtgacaaatcagacagttgttgaaaagattactcctccggcgacagaagagattgtcactgttcctaaagggaacgaagaagtccctgttgttgaaacagaggaaaaggttcccgtcGTGACAAATCAGACAGTTGTTGAAAAGATTCATCCTCCGGcgacagaagagattgtcactgtctctaacgagaaagaagaaggccctgttgttgtaacagaggaaaaggttcccgtcGTGACAAATCAGACAGTTGTTGAAAAGATTACTCCTCCGGcgacagaagagattgtcactgtctctaacgagaaagaagaagtccctgttgttgaaacagaggaaaaggttcccgttgtgacaaatcagacagttgttgaaaagattactcctccggcgacagaagagattgtcactgttcctaaagagaaagaagaagtccctgttgttgtaacagaggaaaaggttcccgtcGTGACAAATCAGACAGTTGTTGAAAAGATTACTCCTCCGGcgacagaagagattgtcactgttcctaaagggaacgaagaagtccctgttgttgtaacagaggaaaag gttcccgttgtgacaaatcagacaGTTGTTGAAAAGATTACTCCTCCGGtgacagaagagattgtcactgttcctaaagggaacgaagaagtccctgttgttgtaacagaggaaaaggttcccgttgtgacaaatcagacaGTTGTTGAAAAGATTACTCCTCCGGtgacagaagagattgtcactgttcctaaagggaacgaagaagtccctgttgttgtaacagaggaaaaggttcccgttgtgacaaatcagacGGTTGTAgaaaagattactccttccgtaacagaagaaAGAGTTGTCAATCAAAGGAAGGTTGTTGAGAAGGGTGCCCCCTCTGTCAGCGAAAGCGTAGTTTCCATtccaaagagggaggaaggagtagttGAAAGAATTGCTCCTGTTGTAAAGAAAGCAATTACAACAGAGTAG
- the LOC127009030 gene encoding titin homolog isoform X48, producing MNLLVLWTVIVLGLGPLADSTGDAGLRGLPEKETRCAALVQAALREYRKLHAAGLHDSPHVIDLILARLGIPPNDTIKTIERKVLDNTDEMGHETGKKTVVEKTTESDVAPNGTITKTSETTVDIDEDGKQSGEKSVTESETMTGQTPDNGTIARTVDVKKVLDEEGNEIKEEVVIKKELIVQPPTNTTEEKPQDNEDANLIGPKVGADDKGENKTELKLGASGKSDGPQKAELTEEIKEILPGNITNEVLVKEKKEQLSPQESTKVTSVERKNVTEKDDGLEKVERTEEIKEILPGNITNEVLVKEMKEQLSPQESTKVTSVERKNVTEKDDGLEKVERTEEIKEILPGNITNEVLVKEKEEQLSPQESTKVTSVERKNVTEKDDGLQKVERTEEIKEILPGNITNEVLVKEKEEQLSPQESTKVTSVERKNVTEKDDGKDVEKETVIQKEVEKNVCDSDIKEVRNEKHLNETIEDLKHQVDDVKNKIKEEKEKAEETNATRSPCVVKEPSAAPIIQEGNIVEKIVPAVTPAKVAEKIHPTVTEGKVPVETKEKVVEQAAPSVTEEIVSVSKEQEEVPVVAEEKKVIEKIHPTVTEGKVPVETKEKVVEQAAPLVTEEIVSVSKEQEEVPVVAEEKKVIEKIHPTVTEGKVPVVPQQEVVEKVAPSPTEEKVPAVTQERVIEQNAPQERVIEKAAPPATEEIVTVSKEKEEVPVVITEEKVPVVTNQTVVEKITPPATEEIVTVPKGNEEVPVVVTEEKVPVVTNQTVVEKITPPATEEIVTVPKEKEEVPVVVTEEKVPVVTNQTVVEKIHPPATEEIVTVSNEKEEGPVVVTEEKVPVVTNQTVVEKITPPATEEIVTVPKEKEEVPVVVTEEKVPVVTNQTVVEKITPPATEEIVTVPKGNEEVPVVVTEEKVPVVTNQTVVEKITPPVTEEIVTVPKGNEEVPVVVTEEKVPVVTNQTVVEKITPPVTEEIVTVPKGNEEVPVVVTEEKVPVVTNQTVVEKITPSVTEERVVNQRKVVEKGAPSVSESVVSIPKREEGVVERIAPVVKKAITTE from the exons ATGAATCTCCTTGTACTCTGGACGGTCATCGTGCTGGGGCTGGGCCCCCTCGCCGACAGTACCGGGGACGCGGGGCTCCGGGGGCTCCCGGAGAAGGAGACCCGATGTGCCGCCCTGGTGCAGGCCGCACTGAGGGAGTACCGAAAACTTCACGCGGCGGGACTCCATGATTCACCGCATGTGATTGATCTGATATTGGCAAGACTGGGAATCCCTCCGAACGACACAATTAAGACCATAGAAAGGAAGGTCTTAGATAACACCGATGAAATGGGACATGAAACCGGAAAAAAGACAGTTGTTGAGAAGACGACGGAGTCTGACGTAGCACCCAACGGAACTATAACAAAGACTTCGGAAACCACGGTCGATATAGATGAGGACGGTAAACAAAGTGGTGAAAAATCTGTGACCGAAAGTGAAACCATGACGGGACAGACTCCAGATAATGGGACCATAGCACGAACAGTGGACGTTAAAAAGGTATTGGACGAAGAGGGcaatgaaataaaggaggaagttgtTATTAAGAAGGAATTGATAGTACAACCTCCCACCAATACGACTGAGGAAAAGCCGCAGGACAATGAAGACGCAAATCTTATCGGTCCAAAAGTAGGGGCGGACGACAAAGGTGAAAACAAAACCGAGTTAAAACTTGGCGCCTCAGGAAAGAGCGACGGACCTCAGAAAGCAGAACtaacagaggaaataaaggagattctgcccggcaatataacgaatgaagtgttagttaaagagaagaaagaacagctttctccacaggaaagcaccaaggtgacatctgtggaaaggaagaatgttacagagaaggatgatggacttgagaaagtagaacgaacagaggaaataaaggagattctgcccggcaatataacgaatgaagtgttagttaaagagatgaaagaacagctttctccacaggaaagcaccaag gtgacatctgtggaaaggaagaatgttacagaaaaggatgatggacttgagaaagtagaacgaacagaggaaataaaggagattctgcccggcaatataacgaatgaagtgttagttaaagagaaagaagaacaactttctccacaggaaagcaccaaggtgacatctgtggaaaggaagaatgttacagaaaaggatgatggacttcagaaagtagaacgaacagaggaaataaaggagattctgcccggcaatataacgaatgaagtgttagttaaagagaaagaagaacaactttctccacaggaaagcaccaaggtgacatctgtggaaaggaagaatgttacagaaaaggatgatggaaaagatgtcgagaaagaaactgtaattcaaaaagaagtcgaaaagaatgtgtgtgaTAGCGACATCAAAGAAGTTCGTAACGAAAAACATCTTAATGAAacaattgaagacttgaaacaccaagtggatgacgtgaaaaacaagattaaggaagaaaaagaaaaggctgaAGAAACAAATGCTACGCGTAGCCCATGCGTCGTAAAAGAACCAAGTGCTGCCCCTATCATTCAAGAAGGTAACATCGTTGAAAAGATAGTCCCTGCTGTGACGCCGGCGAAGGTTGCCGAAAAGATTCATCCTACGGTGACGGAAGGGAAAGTCCCCGTTGAGACAAAAgagaaggttgttgagcaggctgccccttcggtgacGGAGGAGATAGTAAGCGTCTCTAAGGAGcaagaagaagtccctgttgtggcagaagagaagaaggttattgaaaagattcaTCCTACGGTGACGGAAGGGAAAGTCCCCGTTGAGACAAAAGAAAAGGttgttgagcaggctgccccttTGGTGACGGAGGAGATCGTAAGTGTCTCTAAGGAGcaagaagaagtccctgttgtggcagaagagaagaaggttattgaaaagattcaTCCTacggtgacagaaggaaaagtaccggtagtccctcaacaggaggttgttgaaaaagttgccccatcgccgacagaagaaaaagttcctgctgtgacacaagaaagggttattgagcagaatgccccacaagaaagggttattgaaaaggCTGCCCCTCCGGcgacagaagagattgtcactgtttctaaagagaaagaagaagtccctgttgttataacagaggaaaaggttcccgtcGTGACAAATCAGACAGTTGTTGAAAAGATTACTCCTCCGGcgacagaagagattgtcactgttcctaaagggaacgaagaagtccctgttgttgtaacagaggaaaaggttcccgtcGTGACAAATCAGACAGTTGTTGAAAAGATTACTCCTCCGGcgacagaagagattgtcactgttcctaaagagaaagaagaagtccctgttgttgtaacagaggaaaag gttcccgtcGTGACAAATCAGACAGTTGTTGAAAAGATTCATCCTCCGGcgacagaagagattgtcactgtctctaacgagaaagaagaaggccctgttgttgtaacagaggaaaag gttcccgttgtgacaaatcagacagttgttgaaaagattactcctccggcgacagaagagattgtcactgttcctaaagagaaagaagaagtccctgttgttgtaacagaggaaaaggttcccgtcGTGACAAATCAGACAGTTGTTGAAAAGATTACTCCTCCGGcgacagaagagattgtcactgttcctaaagggaacgaagaagtccctgttgttgtaacagaggaaaag gttcccgttgtgacaaatcagacaGTTGTTGAAAAGATTACTCCTCCGGtgacagaagagattgtcactgttcctaaagggaacgaagaagtccctgttgttgtaacagaggaaaaggttcccgttgtgacaaatcagacaGTTGTTGAAAAGATTACTCCTCCGGtgacagaagagattgtcactgttcctaaagggaacgaagaagtccctgttgttgtaacagaggaaaaggttcccgttgtgacaaatcagacGGTTGTAgaaaagattactccttccgtaacagaagaaAGAGTTGTCAATCAAAGGAAGGTTGTTGAGAAGGGTGCCCCCTCTGTCAGCGAAAGCGTAGTTTCCATtccaaagagggaggaaggagtagttGAAAGAATTGCTCCTGTTGTAAAGAAAGCAATTACAACAGAGTAG